One window of the Lytechinus variegatus isolate NC3 chromosome 3, Lvar_3.0, whole genome shotgun sequence genome contains the following:
- the LOC121412163 gene encoding cholinesterase 2-like: MDKVQLFSFSVNIVILIAGHARGQGPQITLPGPSNTVLRGTYVTFNESEYLNVDITIEAFLGIPYAEPPVGDLRFRNPVKKGDLGMFYLADRDRSTCAQVNGGENEDCLYLGVHTSSPRPRNASVMVWLHGGAFTLGGGSWTAYDPYPLIAISPDLIVVNINYRLGVLGFLTTGDDASVGNFGMHDQVMALQWVQENIAAFGGDPRRVTIMGESAGAASVGLHLLSPLSQGLFRHAIMESGNALCPWAVDTNITRQVGFTKEIADRVNCSTTDNEDLVECLRNTDVIVLLRTQALLVGQNLFNELLFVPVVDGSFLPDIPIDMIKREEFHKVPTLLGTNEDEGTLIALRAYPIYLRRTDPPTMTIQEFRESLPNYLYYYTPMLASAVEQWYIDWSLADNSSADQLEAFVRLNTDQVFSCSTEIMARALEGSQAIVYRYEMTHDPSRSIWGDKPGWMRAGHGEEVQYVFGWGIKSRRNQPQTHEEKLMSIQVMQYWTNFIQNGDPNDPAPTNNLPFWPRYTIPDQEYKKLSLSMDNGRAMRMDSCSFWMNYAPTLYNQDSPEDMYQEWKQDYEHWRDVDMVEWNEVFNDYVNDCNAP, translated from the exons ATGGATAAAGTACAACTTTTTAGTTTCTCAGTGAATATTGTAATACTGATTGCAGGACATGCACGGGGTCAAGGGCCACAGATTACCCTTCCTGGACCATCAAATACTGTCCTTCGAGGAACTTACGTAACTTTTAATGAATCGGAGTATCTTAATGTGGATATTACCATCGAGGCTTTCCTGGGTATACCGTATGCTGAACCACCTGTAGGAGACCTACGGTTCAGAAACCCAGTCAAGAAAGGAGATCTTGGAATGTTTTATCTGGCAGACAGGGATAGGTCGACTTGTGCTCAAGTGAATGGAGGTGAAAATGAAGATTGTCTCTATCTTGGAGTGCATACATCGTCACCTCGG CCTAGAAATGCATCTGTCATGGTGTGGTTACATGGAGGTGCGTTCACACTGGGAGGAGGTTCGTGGACAGCTTACGACCCTTATCCTCTTATTGCTATCTCACCTGACCTCATTGTCGTCAATATCAATTACCGCCTTGGTGTGCTTGGCTTTCTTACAACAG GCGACGACGCCTCAGTCGGTAACTTTGGAATGCATGATCAAGTGATGGCTCTCCAGTGGGTGCAAGAAAACATTGCAG CGTTTGGTGGTGATCCTAGGAGGGTGACGATCATGGGAGAGAGCGCCGGCGCCGCCAGCGTAGGTCTTCATCTTTTATCCCCTCTTTCCCAGGGACTTTTCCGCCACGCCATAATGGAG AGTGGAAACGCCCTATGTCCATGGGCAGTTGATACCAACATCACAAGGCAGGTCGGTTTCACAAAAGAGATTGCAGACAGGGTCAATTGTTCTACTACCGACAACGAAGACCTGGTTGAATGCTTGAGAAATACCGATGTTATTGTCCTGTTGAGAACACAGGCACTT TTGGTTGGACAAAATCTATTCAATGAACTCCTCTTCGTTCCAGTGGTTGACGGATCATTCCTCCCTGATATTCCTATTGACATGATCAAACGAGAGGAATTCCACAAAGTACCAACCCTACTAGGTACGAATGAAGACGAAGGGACTCTTATAGCACTCCGAGCTTATCCCATATACTTGAGAAGGACGGATCCACCTACTATGACCATCCAGGAATTCAGAGAATCTTTACCAAATTACCTATATTATTACACACCCATGCTTGCGTCTGCTGTGGAGCAATGGTACATTGACTGGAGTTTGGCGGATAACTCGTCAGCTGATCAGCTTGAAGCTTTTGTTCGTTTGAACACCGATCAG gtATTTTCGTGTTCGACTGAAATAATGGCCCGTGCTTTGGAAGGAAGTCAAGCCATTGTATACCGGTACGAGATGACCCATGATCCATCTCGTTCAATCTGGGGTGACAAACCCGGTTGGATGAGGGCAGGACATGGTGAAGAAGTTCAGTATGTCTTCGGTTGGGGTATCAAAAGCAGACGTAACCAGCCTCAGACACACGAAGAGAAACTTATGTCAATACAGGTTATGCAATATTGGACGAATTTTATCCAGAATGG TGACCCAAACGACCCCGCCCCAACAAACAATCTTCCATTCTGGCCAAGATACACAATTCCTGATCAAGAATACAAGAAATTATCACTGAGCATGGATAATGGTCGAGCTATGAGAATGGACTCTTGTTCATTCTGGATGAACTACGCTCCTACCTTGTACAATCAAG aTAGCCCCGAAGATATGTATCAAGAGTGGAAACAAGATTATGAACATTGGAGAGACGTTGATATGGTCGAATGGAATGAAGTATTCAATGATTACGTCAATGACTGCAATGCTCCGTGA